The segment AGGAAGTTCATGGTTTCAAAGCTGTTGCTGCTCTTCACCGAGCCGAGAACGTACAGCCTATTTCGGTAGCGCCAGACAAAATAGTCGGCACACGAACTGATGATCAGTTCCGGGTTGCGCAGTTGATGTTCCTCGACCAGCCTGGTGACAAAGTCAGGGTCCTTCACGTTGACCTCGAAAACCACGGTCTCACCGTTTGGTCCGGCATCGAAAAGCGTTTTGGTGTACGGGAGATGCTTCAACGAGGCAAACATCCTGTTGGTATAGAAGTTCCCGATCACGAAAAAACGTTCATGATACTTCCAGAAAAAATATGAATCGGACCAATGCTTGAGCAGCTTGGGTGATTCGTTGAAAGTGTTTTCCAATCGGGAGAACAGGGAGGGATCGTTTTCATCGGCCTCAATAAAAACCGTTTCCCCGAGCGGCCCCGCCTTGTCAAGCTTTCTGCTGCTTGCGAAGACTCCATCTTCCAGGAGCTGCGTCCTTCCCTCCTCGGTCCCGGCAATGAATAAACTGGTCCGTGAACGGTAGACCGAGTATGAATCTCCTGCGGAATCGACCAGGACCATCTCCCGGTTCCCTTCACCCAAACAGATATCGGCCTCTGGTCGTTCATAAACGAAATAGGTCTTCTCCATTGCACAGCCCGAAGCCATCAACAATACCAACAAATACAGGGTCTTTCTGAACATGCACTCACTGCTCCTTCTGTTTTCTGTATTTTTTTTGGGGCCAGGCCTGATCAGTCAGGCACATACTCTGCGAGCAAAGGCCAGAGTGAGACCAGAAAACCGTCGAGGGCGTCCCGCGACTCATTGAGGTCCTCGGCCCCGACCACCTCAACCCTGACAAGAGCGCCATCGGTCCGGCTCCTGGTCATTGCGCTCCAGATCAGATGCACCTTATGAAGCCAGGGGCTCGTGATGATCTTGCCGCCGGACAAGAAGAAATAGGATCCGAGCATATTGTAGTCATCTTTCTTAAGGGTCATGGTTCTGATGGTGATCATCTGGTCATCGGTTACCTTAACCCCCACGTTTCCGGAATCCACCATCGACCACCCGCCTCCGAGCAGGCAGGACTGCGGCGCATGAGCGGTGTGGCGTGTTCCCTGATACCGGTAGTAGGGAATCAGGAGATATATTTTTTGCCGGGGGTCCTTCTTCCTGGTGAAAACACCGTTGATATAGTCATCCGCCCACAGCTCGTTCATGATTTCCTTGGAGAGATACCGGCGCTCCCCCTCCCATTCCCCAACCACCATCGGGAAGTCGTCAAACATTTTCCTTTCCGGAGACGTCAACAGATGGGGGACCCTCTGCAACATGAATCCGCTGCCGAGAAATATCAGGAGGAAGATCGCGGTCAAGGCTGATTTCAGGGAGAGACTGCGGTTACGCCCACCCTTGTCCGCTGTGGGGACCACTTTCTGCTCCGACCCGATCTTTTTAAGAAGCAATGCGCAGAAGAAGAGGCCGATCCCCCCGCTCAGAAATATGAGCAGTCCGGTAAAATCGTGAAAGAAATTCTCAGCCAGTTCCGCATGCCCGTTTACGATCAGAACACCGGTCACCAGAATCCTGATACTGTTTATGCCCACTGATATCGGCAGTACCAGGGCCACAATTATTGCCCGCCGCCACCAGCCGCTGACAAAGAAATGTCCGATCAGCAATGACATCAGAAACATCGGCATCACATAGCGAAGACCGCTGCACGCATCGACCACCTGGAGTTGCTGCACCCCAAGATCAATGATGTTGCCATCCTGGAAGACACTGGTGCCGGTCAGCCGCAGCAGATTGACTGAAAGGGAACTTGAGATCATCTTCAGATTGAAGGTCAGCATCTTATTGATATACGGAGGAAGCGGGACAATAAATGACAGGATCACCAGGGGAAAAACAAGATTCCCGATTCTTTTTCCGTAGAGGAGCGCCACAACACTGACCATGCCCATCCATAACCCAACATAGAGGAGCGTCTCCACCGAACCGAGTTCGCCGATGAAAATAAAGAGCGCAGCGGTGAGCGCCGGGATGACCGCCGGTGGCCACCACGAAAACTCGTTGAACCGAAAATGATCTTTCTTTTCCCAGCACAGATAGACGAATAACGGCAGGACCAGAAAACAATAGTCGTCATCGCCGGTGTTCCAGCGAACAAGGAGTTTCTCAATTGACGACCAGCAACCGACCGCAAACGACAGGAAGATGAGGCCGGGAAAAAGCATTTCAACGAGATTTTTTTTCTCGACGGGTACTTGGGATTTCAAAACAGCCCTCAAATTTAATTCTGATCACCATCGTCGTATTTCAGCCATTTCATGACCGCAAACCAATACCATATCAGGCAAGTCGGAAAGTTGAGTTTACGATAAAACAGCCTGTTCTCCCAGGCAGGGCCTTGAGAGCGCTTTCTCATAAACATACAGAGTCTGGTGGGCAATCCGGCGCCAGTTATAGCACCGCCTGACCTGATCAATCATTTCCGCCCTCTCCGATTCGCGCACCGCAACCTCAAGATGCGCGGCCATCATTTCTCGCAGATTATCGACATCCCCGGTCCTGAAATACCGGTCCTGTTCGAGACCGACTTCAATGTTGGCCGGAATGTCGGAAACCAGGACCGGCAGTCCGTAGCTCATTGCTTCCAGCAATGCAATGGGCAGCCCCTCATGATATGAAGGAAGAACAAACAGCCTGGCATGACTGAATATTTGATTCAGGTCGTCGCCGGTCACATATCCGGGCATCACAATTCTGCCGTCCTCTGCAGCGCGCCGTTTCAAGGCGGCGCTATAATCCGAGCCATGGTCGGCATCGCCGGCAATGACCAGCCGACAGACCGTATCAAGTTTCCCGTACGCCTCAACAAGATCAGTCAACCCTTTTTCGGGGACAAGCCTCGCCACCGCCAGGATATACCTTTCAGGTTCCACCCCGATGCTTTTCAGGAAACCGGTATCATGACTTTTTCCCCTGACCTCGACCCCATTCCAGATGAGATTGCTTTCCTTGTTGCATCGATCACTGACAATACCGGCTATCACCCTGGAAATAACGATGACCTCATTGGCAAAACGCCCTCCTAGATATTCCCCCAACTTCAATATTTTCCTGGCCAGCGCCCCCCATTTCTGCCGGTCATAATCGGGACCATGGTTGGTTACCACAACCTTCAGTCCGAGGAGTCTGGCCAGTGGCACAAAAAGACTCGGTCCGACCGCATGGAGGTGCAGGATGTCGGGGCTGACAAGGCGAGCGTGGAGGACAGCGAGAAAGGTGTGGACAATGGCCTCTAATGCCTTGATCCGGGGCGCATAAATCCTTACCA is part of the Pseudomonadota bacterium genome and harbors:
- a CDS encoding EpsI family protein, whose amino-acid sequence is MKSQVPVEKKNLVEMLFPGLIFLSFAVGCWSSIEKLLVRWNTGDDDYCFLVLPLFVYLCWEKKDHFRFNEFSWWPPAVIPALTAALFIFIGELGSVETLLYVGLWMGMVSVVALLYGKRIGNLVFPLVILSFIVPLPPYINKMLTFNLKMISSSLSVNLLRLTGTSVFQDGNIIDLGVQQLQVVDACSGLRYVMPMFLMSLLIGHFFVSGWWRRAIIVALVLPISVGINSIRILVTGVLIVNGHAELAENFFHDFTGLLIFLSGGIGLFFCALLLKKIGSEQKVVPTADKGGRNRSLSLKSALTAIFLLIFLGSGFMLQRVPHLLTSPERKMFDDFPMVVGEWEGERRYLSKEIMNELWADDYINGVFTRKKDPRQKIYLLIPYYRYQGTRHTAHAPQSCLLGGGWSMVDSGNVGVKVTDDQMITIRTMTLKKDDYNMLGSYFFLSGGKIITSPWLHKVHLIWSAMTRSRTDGALVRVEVVGAEDLNESRDALDGFLVSLWPLLAEYVPD
- a CDS encoding glycosyltransferase family 4 protein; translation: MKIYVAGTRGVPDIPGGVESHCQKLYPLLFKMGHEVIVANRSSYVRKDLREWSGIRLVRIYAPRIKALEAIVHTFLAVLHARLVSPDILHLHAVGPSLFVPLARLLGLKVVVTNHGPDYDRQKWGALARKILKLGEYLGGRFANEVIVISRVIAGIVSDRCNKESNLIWNGVEVRGKSHDTGFLKSIGVEPERYILAVARLVPEKGLTDLVEAYGKLDTVCRLVIAGDADHGSDYSAALKRRAAEDGRIVMPGYVTGDDLNQIFSHARLFVLPSYHEGLPIALLEAMSYGLPVLVSDIPANIEVGLEQDRYFRTGDVDNLREMMAAHLEVAVRESERAEMIDQVRRCYNWRRIAHQTLYVYEKALSRPCLGEQAVLS